One segment of Candidatus Hydrogenedentota bacterium DNA contains the following:
- a CDS encoding ABC transporter ATP-binding protein yields MTPVISLSDLCVSYRDVRALDGVTLELKSGATGLLGPNGAGKSTLIKTLLGFVRAEKGRIRVFDMEMPEQAINIRHRLGYMPEREISSPKVSAVSFLRYCGRIFGMSHVDALERAHEVLNYVKLGDSRYRTMESYSTGMLQRVKLAQAILHDPKLLLFDEPTNGLDPDGRIEILNLIKDISKRPGISVVVSSHLLPDVQHVCKHLIVINKGRVVQQGDIESLTGPQANRYELRFRDNDAACVAALQGLGMHCERIPPGNTWLVQCRDNGDIQQLFKTAADCSSQIRHFQPARHSLESVFLQAVGKD; encoded by the coding sequence TTGACACCAGTAATATCCCTATCTGATTTATGTGTGTCCTATCGTGATGTGCGTGCTCTGGATGGCGTCACCCTCGAATTGAAAAGTGGCGCCACAGGGCTGCTCGGTCCGAATGGCGCGGGCAAAAGTACGCTTATAAAAACCTTGCTCGGCTTTGTGCGCGCAGAAAAGGGGCGCATACGCGTCTTCGATATGGAGATGCCGGAGCAGGCGATCAATATCCGGCATCGGCTCGGCTATATGCCTGAACGCGAGATATCCAGCCCCAAGGTAAGCGCCGTTTCCTTCTTGCGATACTGCGGCCGCATCTTTGGAATGAGCCATGTGGACGCCCTCGAACGTGCCCATGAAGTGCTGAACTATGTTAAGCTGGGCGACAGCCGTTACCGCACAATGGAGAGTTATTCAACGGGCATGCTGCAGCGTGTAAAACTTGCGCAAGCCATTTTGCACGATCCAAAACTCTTGCTCTTCGATGAGCCCACCAACGGACTCGATCCCGATGGGCGCATTGAAATCTTGAACCTGATTAAAGACATCAGTAAACGACCGGGCATATCGGTGGTAGTATCCTCTCACCTGCTGCCCGATGTACAACATGTCTGCAAACATCTGATCGTGATCAACAAAGGGCGCGTGGTTCAGCAAGGTGACATTGAAAGCTTGACGGGACCGCAAGCCAACCGCTATGAGCTTCGTTTCCGCGACAATGACGCCGCGTGCGTGGCGGCATTGCAGGGGCTGGGCATGCACTGTGAGCGTATTCCCCCCGGCAATACCTGGCTCGTTCAATGCCGTGATAACGGCGATATACAACAGCTTTTCAAAACAGCGGCAGACTGTTCCTCGCAAATTCGACATTTTCAGCCTGCCCGCCATAGCCTCGAATCGGTCTTTTTGCAGGCCGTTGGAAAGGACTGA
- a CDS encoding 2-hydroxyacyl-CoA dehydratase: MSIELPRLKSYKRMKEIMTMYYMGAKMGEGTDQKMAWITSGAPVEFLYAADITPLYPENHAAMCGATRMANILCGAAEDAGFSQDLCSYARTDIGAILTGTSPIGGLPKPDLLVCCNNICGTVAKWYQELQRHFSVPLLYIDAPYQYDLQDTDHGLRYMRAQLEAYIEGIVAVTGKPFDQERFYECVRLSEMAADLWRDIQELLAHKPAPMNSFDTFIHLAPIVTLRGTQLCIDYYEELKAEVEDRVRNNIAAIPGEQFRLGWDNLAIWHHINPLSLKFAEQGAALVVSTYPENFCYRGPLQDPNDQLLSYASTYLGGYINHGLDYRENDLVAMVKKYSLDGFVMHSNRSCRAYSFGQYELARRLEERYGIPTLMLEADMNDSRSWSDEQVNTRIDAFLETLTVRKQD; encoded by the coding sequence ATGAGCATCGAACTTCCTCGGTTGAAATCGTACAAGCGCATGAAAGAAATCATGACCATGTACTACATGGGCGCGAAAATGGGCGAAGGCACCGATCAAAAAATGGCGTGGATTACCAGCGGCGCTCCTGTCGAATTCCTCTATGCCGCCGACATTACGCCGCTCTACCCCGAAAACCATGCGGCTATGTGCGGCGCCACACGAATGGCGAACATCCTTTGCGGCGCAGCGGAAGATGCGGGATTTTCACAAGACCTGTGTTCCTATGCGCGCACCGATATTGGCGCGATCCTCACCGGAACAAGCCCTATAGGCGGCCTCCCAAAACCTGATTTGCTCGTCTGCTGCAACAATATTTGCGGAACCGTCGCCAAATGGTATCAAGAATTGCAGCGCCATTTCAGCGTGCCTCTTCTTTACATTGACGCGCCCTATCAATATGACCTTCAAGACACGGATCATGGGCTGCGCTATATGAGAGCTCAGCTGGAAGCGTATATTGAGGGTATTGTTGCGGTAACGGGTAAGCCCTTCGATCAAGAACGCTTCTACGAGTGTGTGCGCTTATCGGAAATGGCTGCTGATCTCTGGCGTGACATTCAGGAATTGCTTGCCCATAAACCTGCGCCCATGAATTCTTTCGATACTTTTATTCATCTTGCGCCCATTGTCACCCTGCGCGGCACCCAACTGTGCATAGACTATTATGAAGAATTGAAGGCGGAGGTGGAAGATCGGGTCCGCAACAATATCGCAGCCATCCCCGGCGAACAGTTCCGGCTCGGCTGGGACAACCTCGCGATTTGGCATCATATCAATCCGCTTTCGCTAAAATTTGCCGAACAAGGAGCCGCCTTAGTGGTCTCCACTTATCCTGAAAACTTTTGTTATCGCGGTCCTTTGCAAGATCCGAATGACCAACTCCTTTCCTATGCATCTACCTATTTGGGCGGGTATATCAACCACGGATTAGATTATCGGGAAAATGACTTGGTTGCCATGGTCAAAAAATATAGTCTTGACGGTTTTGTTATGCATTCGAACCGAAGCTGCCGCGCCTATTCTTTCGGACAATATGAACTGGCACGCCGTCTCGAAGAGCGCTACGGAATTCCCACGCTCATGCTGGAAGCAGACATGAACGATTCGCGCAGCTGGTCCGACGAACAGGTGAATACGCGCATCGATGCCTTCCTCGAGACGCTCACCGTTCGCAAGCAGGATTAA
- a CDS encoding ABC transporter ATP-binding protein: MTALIEAHELSKWFGEVVAVNNLNLSIKPGITGLLGPNGAGKSTFIKLALGLYAPSRGSIKLFGEKPRNNIGVMRQVSYCPETDYFFENSTGYEFVFWLNRYWGMNRKKAHEAAYNALEMARMTERMHDAISSYSKGMRQRIKIAQALASAPKLLFLDEPMNGLDPRGREEMVMLIQSLADAGLSVIVSSHILYEIERITDNIVLIYRGNLLAQGQLSEIRRLIDQYPHSIRVTTGNPRGLSEPFTALPEVTGLEFENDAFTIHTRELNSCYELLNQMACEDASRIQGISCSDDNLQSIFDYLTR; encoded by the coding sequence ATGACCGCGTTAATTGAAGCCCATGAACTTTCAAAATGGTTCGGCGAAGTAGTCGCTGTAAACAATCTTAACCTCTCCATCAAGCCGGGGATCACCGGCTTGCTCGGACCTAATGGCGCGGGAAAAAGCACCTTTATTAAACTCGCATTGGGACTCTATGCGCCAAGCCGCGGCAGTATAAAGCTCTTTGGAGAAAAGCCGCGCAACAATATCGGTGTCATGCGCCAAGTAAGTTATTGTCCGGAAACAGACTATTTCTTTGAAAACTCGACCGGCTATGAATTCGTGTTCTGGCTGAACCGCTATTGGGGCATGAATCGTAAAAAGGCCCATGAAGCCGCCTACAATGCACTGGAAATGGCGCGCATGACCGAGCGCATGCACGATGCCATCAGCAGTTATAGTAAAGGCATGCGTCAGCGAATCAAAATTGCACAAGCCTTGGCGTCGGCACCAAAATTATTGTTTCTCGATGAACCCATGAACGGGCTCGATCCCCGGGGACGCGAAGAGATGGTCATGTTGATCCAATCCCTTGCCGATGCGGGGCTGTCCGTAATCGTGTCCAGCCATATCCTCTATGAAATAGAACGGATCACCGACAACATCGTGTTGATCTATCGGGGCAATTTATTGGCGCAAGGGCAACTGAGCGAAATCCGTAGGCTCATCGACCAATACCCCCACTCTATCCGCGTCACTACCGGCAATCCCCGTGGCTTGTCCGAACCTTTCACCGCCCTTCCGGAAGTGACGGGACTGGAATTTGAAAACGACGCCTTTACCATTCATACTCGAGAACTGAACAGCTGTTACGAACTCTTGAATCAGATGGCCTGTGAGGATGCTTCCCGCATCCAAGGCATCAGCTGTTCTGATGATAACTTACAATCTATATTTGATTATTTGACCCGATAG